The Nitrospira sp. sequence CGAGGCACCTTGCTCGAGTGGTTGGATCATTTCCTCGCTGACCCCATTACTCTTAAGGATCGAACTGTTGGGCGATATGATAATTTCTTGAAGGCCATGCATGACACTCCGACTGAGCTTCGGCCAGACATTCGGCCTGGACTTCGGCCACGAATTAACTTTCGAAGCTTTAACGCAGGTCAGAGGGTAGAAAAGGAAAATCCCCAGACTCATAGTGATGCCGGCGAACGTTTCCGTTTCTGGGAGTCCCAATGCTGGGCCGTCAATGCCCAACTAGGAGAGTGCATTAAACCAAAATGATGCATCAGCCAAGTTGACCATATACGACATGGAGCGCCAGCTATGAAATAGCTCTACTCCTTCGCCGGACGCCATTCTCGGCCGTTCGTCACATCTTGATGTCTCAAGAGGTCTTAACATTGCTCAGTCAAACCCACCCAAACACAATCGTCCAGCCTTCTTTTTGCCAATTGGCTGATGCGACACTCCGTCTACTTTCCAGAAGGGCACCTGCAACCATTGGTGCAATGATGGATAGATGTAGACCGCGTCAGAGGACAGCCGTCTCTTGGACTCGCCCAATACAATCATTCGCTTCGCCAAAACGCCTCCACATTCGCACGGTTTCCTTTGAATAAACGAGAAAGCAGTGGCCTCTTGTTGATCTAACCCACTAGTCCCGCTACGATGGCCCCTCTCAATGTGGACACATCCTTGGAAAACGGGCTTCACCCTGTCGGCACCGGCTGCTCTACTGCTGATCGTTTCTCTCAGCGGCTGTGCAACCGGGCACTATACACCGCTGGGTGAAGCCGGGAAGCAGGAAGTCGAGCAGCGTAAAGAGAACGTGTACCGGGTGGAATATCGGGTCAGTGGCTTCACGTCAGAGGTCCAGCTAGATCAATATTTCCGTCGATGCTGTGCGGAGCTGACTCTCCGCGAAGGGTATGACTTCTTTTGGCTGTCTCAGCGTACAGATGTACTGGTGCTTTCACGCCGCACGGCCATGACGGTGACGATGTACAAAGACCGCAAACCCGTCGGTGTTCCTGACCTATATGATGCGCAGGATGTGCTAACCAAGACAGCTTTTGCTAAACCGAACTAGGAATGTCCCAACGAGCAGCGATTCCCGCGTTCTCTGCGGGCTTCACCTCTTGAGAAGTTGAGCCCCACATTACAACCTCCCCTAGAACACGATCGTCCATCCATCTTTTTTCGCCTGCTGCGCCGTATACGACACCCCGTCCACCTTCAAACCCTTCTGATTAAGCAGAGTGATAATTCCACCTTTATTCCCCAGCTGAACCTCCTGAGGCAGATTCACCACCAGAGTGGCACCGGGGGCGATGACACCGGACAGCACACAGGTCTTCTTGAGCCGGTCGGCAATTTTCCATCCTGTCAGATCAATCGACTCGGGCGACGCATTGAGCAGCGTAACCGTCTCCTGTTCCGGCGATGGCCCGAGCGGGTTCACGAGGGCACCCACGATCCGGACGATATAGTCCGGCTCGGTCGGATTCGGCTGAGGTCCAGGACCGGGGTTCGGCACGTCTGGGCTGGCATGACCGGTACGATCGTCGGTGTGCCACGCTTGGGATTGAAACGCCAAAAACACGGCCACCCATTGGCTGGAAGAAGGAAAATGGAACATGAGAGCTCCATCTTGCCAAACCCCGTCATCACCGGTATGTGGCGAGGCGTTCCCTTGGTTCATATGAATGTCGTGAACACCGTTTCCTGGTCGAAAATCAAAAATCTTGTCCGCTTTCCCACCCTCCGGTCCCCACCGTTCCCCAAACGCGTAGATCCGTGCCGCTGGTTCCTGCATGGCCCGCTTGACGTAATGCTCGATCTGGTCGCTTAAATCATTGTCCGGTCCAGGAAGATTGGGTGGAAGGAGTCGCATGTCCGATCGATTAAAGAGATTACCGCGGATAAAATCCACCGATTGTCCGCCCGGCTTACTCGACAACAGGGCAAAATCGTCGGATAAACCCGGTAACGTGGCGGTAATGGGATGACGGAAATCGCCATCGACTAGAAAGAGAAGTTCCGACGGACTGAGTTGGGATTTGACGTTGACCGCGATGCGGTAGTGTATCGAACCGGCTTGAATATGAACTTGATAATGAGGAGAGGATTGGTCTTCTTCACGCGTGGCCCCGATGGCTCTTCCTTTTAGCACTCCGTATCGTTTGAGCGGCATAGTCAATCTCCTTTATCGATGTCCGTGGCGAATATTCAGATGCGCAGCAAATCACATACCGAGCAGAACCGGTCTAGTGTCCTCAGTCTTTATCGAGGTTTTTCAGGCACTCGGTAGGATGGAGTGCTGTGAATGTGACAGGAGTGTATCAAACAGGATTTCAAGTTGAATCGAATGAGATACACCGGAAACAGAGACGGGGCCACAACATCGGATGAGCAGCCATCCCTGTCACCATATCCTTTGTATCCGAACCAGAACGGGACTTGCGCAAACTCATAAACATTGGCAAGCTCCGGCCTGTTTTGTACAACGGCGAGGGATCTAGCCCCTTTAATAAATAGAGTCAGAGACGTCTTATGGCAAGTTTGTGCCACTCTTTCGTTCACGCCGGCCTGGTTACCCTCCTGATATCCGTAACAGGTTGTGGAGCCGCGCAACTCGGGATGTGCGCGCCGCACACGAAGGAGGAAGGTGCTCCAGTCGGCGTGTGGACCGAGTGCTTTGAGCAACCCTTTTCGCACGCCGGTACGACGCATTCGGTATTTTGCCTCAATGACGGTAGTTCCAAGCCGCCGATCCTTTTGCTCCACGAACTGACCGGGTTATCTCCGGGAACATTGGCGTACGCGGAGGAACTCTCAAAGGATTTCACTGTCTATGTCCCGCTGCTGTTCGGGGAGAAGGGACGGTTCTCGCTTGTGAGCGGGTTGGGGGCCTACTGGTTTCAGGGATCGCTCGATTTCTTCCCAGGCGGTGAATGGGGAGTCCCCGCTCAAGGCAGTGCTCCGATCGTGAATTGGCTGCGTGGAGTTGTGCAGAAGATCGAAGGGCGGCACCATCAGCAATTCATCGGCATCATCGGCAACTGCATGACCGGTCCGCTTCCTGTCGCACTGCTCGATCACCCACAAGTCGCCGCCGTGGTGGTGGCGCAGCCCGCCCTGCCCATGCGCTTCTGGTGGTACACCGATGAAGACAAGCAATCTCTCGGCCTGTCGGCTGACGATCTCACGGAAGCGAAAAAGAGCACAGCGAAGATCTACGGGCTGAGATTCGAAACGGACTGCATCTCCGACCGGGCGAAACAGCAGACTTTGCGCGATCAATTTGGCGCACGGTTTATCAACGGCGAAATCCCCGCGAGTGAATACCAGCGGGATGGGAAGCCGGTCAATGCGCACAGCACCTTAATCGGCGGGTGGAAAAAGGACGACCCGGCAGGACAACCGTCGCGAAACGCGCGGGCACACGTTCGGAATTTTCTCTTGAAGGAACTCGGTGCAACTCGTCCGGAAGGATAGTAGGCTCATTCGATCCGTTACGAACCAGGAGCCGGCGATCCGTTCTTGACTTTCCCGGTTGAAGCCGATATTCACATCTCGCTCGGCACCGTCCGGTACCGGCCAGCGCACCTCACCTTGTGAGAGAAGGAGCGACGAACATGACGGCGTTACGACTCTTCTATGCGACCAACCGCAACCATCTCGGCAACGATCGCTGGCACCCCGACGGCTACGGAAAAAAATTCAGCGATGATGGAGTGGAAAACCTCCGCTTCGGTCGTGTGACGGTGGAGGCCGATGACGCCAAGATGGCCAAATATCTTGAGGCGGACTGCGGCACTATTGGGCAGGGCGACGGCGAAGGGCTGATCAAGTACCTGGCGAAGTGCGCCGAGTCCGCCAAAATCGTCGCGTACAAGGAAAAAATCAACCGTTCAGTGGCCGAGGACCAGCAGGAGAACGTCAAACTCGGATCGGATGGGGCCTTTTCCGATCTGCAAGCGATCATGCGGAAGAACACGGATGTGCTGATTTTTATCCATGGCTACAATGTCTCCTGGACTGACGCAGTCGGCACGGCGCTGTCGCTGCAAGAAATGCTGAATCACTGTCCCGAGGGAGACCCCGAGCAAGCAGTACAGGTGGTGCTCTTTACATGGCCATCGGACGGTATGGCCCTGCCGTTCGTGTCCTATAAGTCCGATCGGTCGGAAGCAGCCGGATCCGGCAACGCGGTGGGGCGAGGCATCCTCAAAGTACGAGACTTTCTCGCGGCCCTGCGCCGTGATGATGAGCAGCTCTGTAAGCAAGACCTTCATCTGGTATGCCACTCCATGGGCAACTACCTGTTGCAGAATGCGGTCACGCGATGCGATGCCTTCACACCGGGCAACGCCTTGCCCCGCCTGTTCGAGCATATCTTTCTCTGCTCGCCCGATGTCGATGACAACGTGTTGGAAGAGGGGCATCCGTTGGGGAGGGTCCACGAGTTGGCAAGAAGCGTCAGTGTCTACTACAATCGTGGCGATGCGGCGCTCGTCATATCGGATTTCACCAAAGGTAATCCCGATCGGTTGGGGTCAAACGGGCCAGCCCGACCGAGCTTGGTGCACAATAAGGTGAATCAGATCGACTGCAGCGGGATCGTCAAGGGGCTGGTGGAACACAGTTACTATCTGGTGGGCAACGTCAATGGGGATATTCGCATGAGCATCGATGGGATGCCGCATGAAGACCCGAGACGCCGCCGAAACAAGACAGGTACGATGGGTAATCAGTGGGAGATGCGCCCGGCATAAGGAACACTCCGAAAGATCTTTTTAGACTTCTCTCCCCTCTGTTCGCCGTTCTCGGCCTTCTGTAAGATGTGCCCTGGTTTGCATCCAACCTGGAGGCTGGCCAATGGCGCGAAGCGCCGTATTCCGTTCCTTCGCACGATTGATGTCCACCGCCTTCCTGGCTGAGCACCGGCACACTTCGACTGCCGATGCCATTGAAATGATCCGGCAGTCAGCCTTTACTCAATCCGCTCACTCCATCTCTCGGCGCCAGTTCCTCCTTGGTGTAGGAGCGGTAGGCGCAACTCTCGCTCTCGACACGATGATTCCTCGTCCGACTGATGCTGCCAAACCAACGTCTTCCGCCCTGTCCGTCGGCATCGTCGGCGCCGGGCTTGCAGGATTGGCCTGCGCCGACACCCTCAAGACACGCGGCATCCGAGCCTCTATCTACGAGGCGGCTACACGAGCCGGCGGCCGCTGTTGGTCCCTACGAGGTTTCTTCCCCGGCCAGGTGGCGGAACGCGGCGGCGAGCTCATCGACAACCTTCATAAGACCATGTTGGGCTACGCGAAGCGATTCCGCCTCAGCGTAGAAGATGTGAATAAACAGCCTGGAGAAATCTTCTACCACTTCTTCGGGCAGCGGTATTCAGAGGCCGCCGTCATAGCCGAATTCCGTGACTTCGTCTCAGTGATGCGGATCGATTTGAATCGTCTGTCGCGAGAAGTGACGGCCGATTCTCATACAGAAGACGATGTGGCCCTGGACCGTACGAATCTGCTCGAATATCTTGAAGGCCACAACGGAGCCGGTGTCCCCGCCGGCCCATTGGCAAAGGCCGCGATCATTGCCGCCTATGAGGCTGAGTACGGACTGGCGGCGGAGGAGCAAAGTTGTCTCACTTTCCTCCTCTTCATTCATGCCGACCGCCGCTCGAAGTTCACCCCTTTCGGCATATTCAGCGACGAACGCTATCATCTCGTCGACGGGAACGACCGGATCATCGAAGGACTGACCCGCGAGCTCCCTGGACAAGTCATCTATGAGGCCAGGCTTGTTCGCGTACGCCGCCTCAGTGACGGGCGAATCGAATTGACGTTCCAGCAGGGATCCCGCATGGTCAGCGTGACTCATGACGCAGCTGTGCTGGCCATCCCCTTTACCACCTTGCGTGAGGTGACGCTTGATCCGAACCTTTCGCTTCCTCCCGCGCAACGCGACGCCATTCAGGGACTGGGGTACGGCACCAACG is a genomic window containing:
- a CDS encoding FAD-dependent oxidoreductase; this translates as MARSAVFRSFARLMSTAFLAEHRHTSTADAIEMIRQSAFTQSAHSISRRQFLLGVGAVGATLALDTMIPRPTDAAKPTSSALSVGIVGAGLAGLACADTLKTRGIRASIYEAATRAGGRCWSLRGFFPGQVAERGGELIDNLHKTMLGYAKRFRLSVEDVNKQPGEIFYHFFGQRYSEAAVIAEFRDFVSVMRIDLNRLSREVTADSHTEDDVALDRTNLLEYLEGHNGAGVPAGPLAKAAIIAAYEAEYGLAAEEQSCLTFLLFIHADRRSKFTPFGIFSDERYHLVDGNDRIIEGLTRELPGQVIYEARLVRVRRLSDGRIELTFQQGSRMVSVTHDAAVLAIPFTTLREVTLDPNLSLPPAQRDAIQGLGYGTNAKMMIGFSSRPWYTLGGNGTSYSDLPNHQTTWETNPTMGSDRRGILTDYSSGARGAGLNPAAVLIEAQRFLQDLNRVYPGAIGAATLAQGQYLAHLEHWPSNPLAKGSYTCYRPGQFTTMAGLEGVPAGNLFFAGEHANSFYDWQGFMEGAALSGIAAAQDILAIAKTR
- a CDS encoding alpha/beta fold hydrolase, whose protein sequence is MTALRLFYATNRNHLGNDRWHPDGYGKKFSDDGVENLRFGRVTVEADDAKMAKYLEADCGTIGQGDGEGLIKYLAKCAESAKIVAYKEKINRSVAEDQQENVKLGSDGAFSDLQAIMRKNTDVLIFIHGYNVSWTDAVGTALSLQEMLNHCPEGDPEQAVQVVLFTWPSDGMALPFVSYKSDRSEAAGSGNAVGRGILKVRDFLAALRRDDEQLCKQDLHLVCHSMGNYLLQNAVTRCDAFTPGNALPRLFEHIFLCSPDVDDNVLEEGHPLGRVHELARSVSVYYNRGDAALVISDFTKGNPDRLGSNGPARPSLVHNKVNQIDCSGIVKGLVEHSYYLVGNVNGDIRMSIDGMPHEDPRRRRNKTGTMGNQWEMRPA
- a CDS encoding DUF2278 family protein, translated to MPLKRYGVLKGRAIGATREEDQSSPHYQVHIQAGSIHYRIAVNVKSQLSPSELLFLVDGDFRHPITATLPGLSDDFALLSSKPGGQSVDFIRGNLFNRSDMRLLPPNLPGPDNDLSDQIEHYVKRAMQEPAARIYAFGERWGPEGGKADKIFDFRPGNGVHDIHMNQGNASPHTGDDGVWQDGALMFHFPSSSQWVAVFLAFQSQAWHTDDRTGHASPDVPNPGPGPQPNPTEPDYIVRIVGALVNPLGPSPEQETVTLLNASPESIDLTGWKIADRLKKTCVLSGVIAPGATLVVNLPQEVQLGNKGGIITLLNQKGLKVDGVSYTAQQAKKDGWTIVF